A single Longimicrobiales bacterium DNA region contains:
- the cutA gene encoding divalent-cation tolerance protein CutA, whose amino-acid sequence MSDERAVAVAIVTAPSQDVAERIVTTVVEEQLAACGNIVPGMTSVYRWEGAVQRDSEVLILFKTTRAMLAQLIVRVEDLHPYDVPEVLAVPVVSGLETYMRWVAASVHG is encoded by the coding sequence GTGAGTGACGAGCGCGCGGTCGCCGTGGCAATTGTCACAGCACCATCACAGGATGTGGCGGAACGAATCGTCACTACGGTCGTGGAGGAGCAGCTCGCGGCGTGCGGCAACATCGTGCCGGGGATGACATCGGTCTACCGCTGGGAGGGCGCCGTCCAGCGGGACAGTGAAGTGCTGATCCTGTTCAAGACGACGCGCGCGATGCTCGCGCAACTGATCGTTCGCGTCGAGGACCTGCATCCGTACGATGTACCGGAGGTGCTCGCTGTGCCGGTGGTGTCCGGCCTCGAGACATACATGCGCTGGGTCGCCGCGAGCGTGCATGGCTGA